A genomic region of Stegostoma tigrinum isolate sSteTig4 chromosome 15, sSteTig4.hap1, whole genome shotgun sequence contains the following coding sequences:
- the LOC125459041 gene encoding syntaxin-1A-like, whose protein sequence is MKDRLDELMKVADGQNVNKVLGGIDNPLFEGAGFGKFDSFFNEVSAISSNLNKLEKLVCGIQRKQAKVLCGTESDSISKEKQSLMDAKRDFTHEAKNVQSQLDMMHFKFSQKMDTAQLSVEYRIHQCQFNALAARYRDILSLYYAKEIEYVGRLKQQIVRQTQLAGLQLQDEDIDRLMENTSAPQIVGQDLETLKAKQHLALAQQRQKQLLLLESQIAELHELFLQFEVLVTEQQEIVNSIEYNVMRTVDYTTQSRDNVKTAIKYQKKSRVTAAAAVVLSLCACVPCIAKLTS, encoded by the coding sequence GCTAATGAAAGTTGCAGACGGCCAGAATGTGAACAAAGTGCTTGGTGGAATTGATAACCCACTGTTTGAAGGAGCGGGATTCGGCAAATTTGACTCATTTTTTAACGAGGTTTCAGCCATTTCCTCAAACCTCAACAAGCTGGAAAAGCTAGTTTGCGGTATCCAGAGAAAGCAAGCAAAAGTGCTTTGTGGGACCGAAAGTGACAGCATATCCAAGGAAAAGCAAAGTCTGATGGATGCAAAGCGTGATTTTACCCACGAGGCCAAGAACGTGCAATCACAGCTGGACATGATGCATTTCAAATTTTCTCAGAAAATGGACACTGCGCAGCTGTCAGTTGAGTACAGGATCCACCAGTGCCAGTTTAACGCATTGGCAGCCCGTTACCGGGACATTCTATCTTTGTACTATGCGAAAGAAATCGAGTACGTCGGTCGGTTGAAACAGCAAATCGTTCGACAGACTCAGCTAGCGGGCTTGCAGCTGCAGGATGAGGATATTGACCGTTTGATGGAGAACACTTCAGCCCCACAAATTGTTGGCCAAGATCTGGAGACCCTcaaagccaaacagcatctggCTCTTGCCCAGCAGCGCCAGAAGCAACTGCTGCTCCTCGAATCTCAGATCGCTGAACTTCATGAACTCTTCCTCCAGTTTGAGGTACTGGTAACCGAGCAGCAAGAGATAGTGAACAGCATCGAGTACAATGTAATGCGAACAGTCGATTATACCACTCAGTCAAGAGATAACGTCAAAACTGCAATAAAATATCAGAAAAAATCTCGAGTTACTGCAGCCGCAGCAGTGGTATTGAGCCTGTGTGCCTGTGTACCATGCATCGCGAAGTTGACGTCTTAA